Proteins encoded within one genomic window of Glycine soja cultivar W05 chromosome 1, ASM419377v2, whole genome shotgun sequence:
- the LOC114417267 gene encoding methionine aminopeptidase 1A-like isoform X1, whose product MAGESDKPENTLSCANCGKPANLQCPKCMELKLPREGAAFCSQDCFKSSWSSHKSVHLKAKLSPPGTQNSDSLDEGWLYCLKRGQARTPKLPHFDWTGPLQPYPISSKRIVPDQIDKPDWAGDGTPKIEPNSSLQHTIEVKTPDQIERMRETCRIAREVLDAAARIIQPGVTTDEIDRVVHEATIAAGGYPSPLNYHFFPKSCCTSVNEVICHGIPDARKLEDGDIVNVDVTVYYKGVHGDLNETYFVGNVDEESLQLVKCTYECLEKAISIVKPGIRFREIGEVINRHASMSGFSVVKSYCGHGIGELFHCAPNIPHYSRNKAVGVMKAGQTFTIEPMINAGVWRDRMWPDGWTAVTADGKRSAQFEHTLLVTETGVEVLTGRLQTSPNVFPWLGS is encoded by the exons ATGGCTGGTGAATCTGATAAACCCGAAAACACCCTCTCTTGTGCTAACTGTGGCAAACCTGCGAATCTTca GTGTCCAAAATGTATGGAATTGAAGCTTCCTCGAGAAGGTGCTGCCTTCTG CTCTCAGGATTGTTTCAAGTCTTCATGGAGCTCGCACAAATCAGTGCATCTGAAGGCAAAACTATCCCCACCTGGCACACAAAATTCAGACTCACTTGATGAAGGTTGGTTATATTGTTTGAAGAGAGGGCAGGCTCGAACGCCAAAGCTTCCTCACTTTGATTGGACAGG ACCACTGCAGCCATATCCCATTTCTAGTAAACGGATTGTCCCAGATCAAATTGATAAACCTGATTGGGCTGGTGAT GGAACacccaaaattgagcccaataGTAGTCTACAGCATACCATTGAG GTCAAAACTCCAGATCAAATAGAGAGAATGAGGGAAACTTGTCGG ATTGCAAGGGAGGTGTTGGATGCAGCTGCTCGGATTATTCAGCCTGGTGTGACGACTGATGAGATTGACAGAGTTGTTCATGAGGCAACTATTGCTGCAG GAGGATATCCATCGCCTCTCAATTACCATTTCTTCCCTAAATCTTGCTGCAC GTCAGTTAATGAAGTAATCTGTCATGGAATTCCTGATGCAAG GAAGCTTGAGGATGGTGACATTGTAAATGTTGATGTCACTGTGTACTATAAAGGTGTTCATG GTGATCTCAATGAAACATACTTTGTGGGAAATGTTGATGAAGAGTCTCTCCAACTAGTAAAATGCACATATGAGTGCCTGGAGAAGGCAATATCCATTG TTAAACCTGGGATACGATTCCGTGAGATTGGTGAAGTCATTAATCGTCATGCTTCAATGTCTGGATTCTCGGTg GTAAAATCTTATTGTGGTCATGGAATTGGAGAGCTCTTCCATTGTGCACCAAACATTCCTCATTATTCAA GAAATAAAGCAGTTGGTGTGATGAAGGCTGGACAGACCTTTACAATTGAACCAATGATCAATGCCG gtGTCTGGCGTGATCGAATGTGGCCTGATGGATGGACTGCTGTTACAGCGGATGGTAAACGAAGTGCTCAATTTGAGCACACTCTTTTG GTGACAGAGACTGGTGTTGAAGTTTTAACAGGGCGGTTGCAGACATCACCCAATGTTTTTCCTTGGCTAGGTTCATAA
- the LOC114417267 gene encoding methionine aminopeptidase 1A-like isoform X2 has translation MYGIEASSRRCCLLDCFKSSWSSHKSVHLKAKLSPPGTQNSDSLDEGWLYCLKRGQARTPKLPHFDWTGPLQPYPISSKRIVPDQIDKPDWAGDGTPKIEPNSSLQHTIEVKTPDQIERMRETCRIAREVLDAAARIIQPGVTTDEIDRVVHEATIAAGGYPSPLNYHFFPKSCCTSVNEVICHGIPDARKLEDGDIVNVDVTVYYKGVHGDLNETYFVGNVDEESLQLVKCTYECLEKAISIVKPGIRFREIGEVINRHASMSGFSVVKSYCGHGIGELFHCAPNIPHYSRNKAVGVMKAGQTFTIEPMINAGVWRDRMWPDGWTAVTADGKRSAQFEHTLLVTETGVEVLTGRLQTSPNVFPWLGS, from the exons ATGTATGGAATTGAAGCTTCCTCGAGAAGGTGCTGCCTTCTG GATTGTTTCAAGTCTTCATGGAGCTCGCACAAATCAGTGCATCTGAAGGCAAAACTATCCCCACCTGGCACACAAAATTCAGACTCACTTGATGAAGGTTGGTTATATTGTTTGAAGAGAGGGCAGGCTCGAACGCCAAAGCTTCCTCACTTTGATTGGACAGG ACCACTGCAGCCATATCCCATTTCTAGTAAACGGATTGTCCCAGATCAAATTGATAAACCTGATTGGGCTGGTGAT GGAACacccaaaattgagcccaataGTAGTCTACAGCATACCATTGAG GTCAAAACTCCAGATCAAATAGAGAGAATGAGGGAAACTTGTCGG ATTGCAAGGGAGGTGTTGGATGCAGCTGCTCGGATTATTCAGCCTGGTGTGACGACTGATGAGATTGACAGAGTTGTTCATGAGGCAACTATTGCTGCAG GAGGATATCCATCGCCTCTCAATTACCATTTCTTCCCTAAATCTTGCTGCAC GTCAGTTAATGAAGTAATCTGTCATGGAATTCCTGATGCAAG GAAGCTTGAGGATGGTGACATTGTAAATGTTGATGTCACTGTGTACTATAAAGGTGTTCATG GTGATCTCAATGAAACATACTTTGTGGGAAATGTTGATGAAGAGTCTCTCCAACTAGTAAAATGCACATATGAGTGCCTGGAGAAGGCAATATCCATTG TTAAACCTGGGATACGATTCCGTGAGATTGGTGAAGTCATTAATCGTCATGCTTCAATGTCTGGATTCTCGGTg GTAAAATCTTATTGTGGTCATGGAATTGGAGAGCTCTTCCATTGTGCACCAAACATTCCTCATTATTCAA GAAATAAAGCAGTTGGTGTGATGAAGGCTGGACAGACCTTTACAATTGAACCAATGATCAATGCCG gtGTCTGGCGTGATCGAATGTGGCCTGATGGATGGACTGCTGTTACAGCGGATGGTAAACGAAGTGCTCAATTTGAGCACACTCTTTTG GTGACAGAGACTGGTGTTGAAGTTTTAACAGGGCGGTTGCAGACATCACCCAATGTTTTTCCTTGGCTAGGTTCATAA